In Helicobacter bilis, a genomic segment contains:
- a CDS encoding glycosyltransferase family 8 protein gives MGGGGQSPITWGESLANRENPINAEQSSINLEGYHFHVITDSITKKTLEQFHILQTTLQDIYPCQIEAHIINDEDFKDLPKWGYEEAQQYAAYYRIKLVDFLPNNVDKCLYLDTDMLILTDLRELFAFNLDGYIAASSSGSPNATISRYGIYRKKKGGKKAVKSFETSFYFCSGLMLINTKEWIKQNVDIEAMRFLREYETEFADQDALNFAMRDRVYNLGEQWGILAYQSLEAACSTNIDFSKRYEKAMINAKILHCNGPAKAWFGAYNKLTIDFMPNIYPHKDVWCKMARLCSGFENELNAQVENIENEGLPEYAIALARQLREFQGHYNFPAMKRRLERISKPHKAIMMALKNLIHRFKKHV, from the coding sequence ATGGGGGGGGGGGGGCAAAGCCCCATAACTTGGGGAGAAAGTCTCGCAAATAGAGAAAACCCTATAAATGCGGAGCAAAGCTCCATTAATTTAGAGGGCTATCACTTTCATGTTATAACAGATTCTATTACAAAGAAAACTTTGGAACAATTTCATATATTGCAAACCACCTTGCAAGATATTTATCCGTGTCAAATAGAAGCCCACATCATTAATGATGAGGACTTCAAGGATTTACCAAAGTGGGGCTATGAAGAAGCGCAACAATATGCGGCTTATTATCGTATTAAACTTGTGGATTTTTTACCAAACAATGTAGATAAATGTTTGTATCTAGATACAGATATGCTTATATTAACAGACTTGCGAGAGCTTTTTGCGTTCAATTTAGATGGCTATATTGCTGCTTCATCGAGTGGTAGTCCAAATGCAACAATTAGTCGTTATGGAATCTACAGAAAGAAAAAGGGCGGTAAAAAAGCAGTAAAATCGTTTGAAACAAGTTTTTATTTTTGCAGTGGGCTTATGCTTATTAATACAAAAGAGTGGATAAAACAAAATGTAGATATTGAGGCAATGCGTTTTTTGAGAGAGTATGAAACAGAGTTTGCAGACCAAGATGCCCTAAACTTTGCTATGCGTGATAGGGTGTATAATTTGGGTGAACAATGGGGGATACTTGCTTATCAATCACTTGAAGCAGCTTGTTCTACTAATATAGATTTTTCAAAGCGATATGAAAAAGCAATGATAAATGCCAAGATTCTCCACTGCAATGGTCCAGCAAAAGCATGGTTTGGGGCTTATAATAAACTTACGATAGATTTTATGCCAAATATATATCCACATAAAGATGTATGGTGTAAAATGGCAAGGTTATGCAGTGGATTCGAAAATGAATTGAACGCACAAGTAGAAAATATAGAAAATGAAGGTTTGCCTGAATATGCCATAGCACTTGCAAGACAATTAAGGGAATTTCAAGGACATTATAACTTTCCTGCAATGAAGAGACGGCTTGAGCGTATAAGCAAACCACACAAAGCCATTATGATGGCTTTGAAAAATCTAATACATCGTTTTAAAAAGCATGTATGA
- the gatC gene encoding Asp-tRNA(Asn)/Glu-tRNA(Gln) amidotransferase subunit GatC → MFVDDKLLDKLEKLAMIHIAQEKREDFKEELSEIIAKMDSLQEVDTDSIALQKDDKTPMRPDLPEDSAIRDQILKQAPKAKDGYFIVPKVIG, encoded by the coding sequence ATGTTTGTAGATGATAAATTACTTGATAAGCTTGAAAAATTAGCAATGATACATATCGCACAAGAAAAGCGTGAGGATTTTAAAGAAGAATTAAGCGAAATTATCGCCAAAATGGATAGCCTGCAGGAAGTCGATACAGATAGTATTGCATTGCAAAAAGATGATAAAACCCCCATGCGACCAGATTTACCAGAAGATTCCGCAATACGAGACCAAATCCTAAAACAAGCCCCAAAAGCAAAAGATGGCTATTTCATTGTACCAAAAGTGATAGGGTAG
- the rseP gene encoding RIP metalloprotease RseP produces MGLLFAILGLSFLIFFHELGHFLFARLFGVRVLVFSIGFGKKLITKQYKGTEYTLSLIPLGGYVKLKGEITKDSISKDSNEIESSVSSQYDKDSLLSKHPFQRILILLAGPLFNFILAFFIYIIIFAQGVPSYSNTPIIGDIGKEFLAYNILKKDDEIISINGIKVEKFSDISHILNENKTQNMEAKLLISRPISYEKSNKNKETLELLVPLSKEKDRIILGITPAITIMYFSPVEILQNAMMKVHDDIMLIYKGLRDMLLGLIGLENLSSVVGITDVSAKAYNAGFINFILVLAIISVNLGVINLLPIPIVDGGQILFTLYEWLTGKALHERIANILVALGLSLIITFMLLGLYNDIVRIVGG; encoded by the coding sequence ATGGGCTTATTATTTGCCATTTTGGGACTCTCATTCCTCATATTTTTTCATGAACTAGGGCATTTTTTATTTGCGCGTTTATTTGGTGTTAGAGTTTTAGTTTTTAGCATTGGCTTTGGTAAAAAACTCATCACAAAGCAATACAAAGGCACAGAATACACCCTATCTCTCATACCACTTGGCGGATATGTAAAGCTCAAAGGTGAGATTACAAAAGATTCTATATCTAAAGATTCTAATGAGATAGAATCTAGTGTTTCTAGTCAATACGATAAAGATTCTCTGCTTTCTAAGCACCCATTTCAGCGGATTTTAATCCTTCTTGCAGGTCCTTTATTTAATTTTATTTTAGCATTTTTCATATATATAATCATTTTTGCACAAGGTGTGCCAAGCTATTCTAATACCCCTATTATTGGTGATATTGGCAAGGAATTTTTAGCTTATAATATCCTAAAAAAAGATGATGAGATAATAAGCATTAATGGAATCAAAGTGGAAAAATTTAGCGATATTAGCCATATTTTAAATGAGAATAAAACACAAAATATGGAGGCAAAGCTGCTTATATCTCGCCCTATTTCTTATGAAAAATCCAATAAAAACAAAGAGACTCTAGAACTACTTGTGCCTTTAAGCAAGGAAAAGGATCGCATAATATTGGGCATCACACCTGCTATTACAATCATGTATTTTAGTCCCGTTGAGATATTACAAAATGCTATGATGAAAGTCCATGATGATATTATGTTGATATATAAGGGATTGCGGGATATGCTGCTAGGGCTAATTGGGCTTGAGAATCTAAGCAGTGTGGTAGGCATTACTGATGTGAGTGCGAAGGCATATAATGCGGGATTTATTAATTTTATTTTGGTGTTAGCCATCATTTCTGTGAATCTTGGCGTAATAAATCTTTTACCCATACCCATAGTCGATGGCGGGCAAATCCTTTTTACTCTCTATGAATGGCTAACCGGAAAGGCTCTGCATGAAAGAATAGCAAATATCCTTGTCGCATTAGGACTTAGCCTTATTATAACGTTTATGTTGCTTGGACTTTACAATGATATTGTAAGGATTGTTGGGGGATAA
- the pgsA gene encoding CDP-diacylglycerol--glycerol-3-phosphate 3-phosphatidyltransferase, with protein sequence MKHIPNILTCSRILLAVLLLVVMLHWEHIVPSWVDISWRNYCACLIFCIASITDFFDGYIARQFDLGSTFGEVFDPLADKMLILGAFIGLLLLDRANAWAVFIILSREFYITGLRVVAANSKQNVAASPLGKYKTGFQILAIAFLLADFFPGGTLFLWIAVIVTLYSGLDYTFKYYKAMA encoded by the coding sequence ATGAAACACATACCAAATATTCTTACATGTTCGCGTATTTTACTCGCTGTTTTGCTGCTTGTTGTGATGCTTCATTGGGAGCATATCGTACCTTCATGGGTAGATATTTCTTGGCGGAATTATTGTGCTTGTCTTATTTTTTGTATCGCTTCTATTACAGATTTTTTTGATGGCTATATTGCACGGCAGTTTGATTTGGGTAGCACATTTGGCGAAGTCTTTGATCCTTTAGCAGATAAAATGCTGATACTTGGGGCATTCATCGGCTTATTGTTGCTTGATAGGGCGAATGCGTGGGCGGTTTTTATCATCTTATCGCGTGAGTTTTATATCACAGGCTTGCGTGTTGTAGCGGCAAACTCAAAGCAAAATGTCGCAGCAAGCCCGCTTGGAAAATACAAGACTGGTTTTCAGATTCTAGCGATTGCGTTTTTACTTGCTGACTTTTTCCCCGGCGGCACACTTTTTTTATGGATTGCAGTGATTGTTACGCTATATTCTGGGCTTGATTATACCTTTAAATATTACAAGGCTATGGCTTAA
- a CDS encoding radical SAM protein, translating to MWLGQTCNLNCYFCYFAERIADKKHPEHPFFSLDKAKEICKIYVDEFNCNSIDIQGGEPTIYPHIFELLKYCNEIGLKPSLITNLIALAKFEHAQKFKEAGVYDFLCSLHGIGATYDKIVGKKGGFERQIKALTNLQILKIPIRANCVLTNEVIDELPQITDLAIKYNARVVNFLGYNNAGDQKRVRDTHNIPYYDVIGQKLTPCIDRLESHGIEVNLRFLPFCVVEERHRKNIANSLQMIYDLHEWERSSRLWIERQPQRAAKLTTEKPDVIRFFTQHKRRMAKRHKSFTWLKRTILPYIRFDDKYAPIQPYEKPILDKIKFYTPNVKNIESFSKLEHFYLEQDLVFDDILKEKIKPKRCEECSIKFICDGFHCDFIEEFGQGAIKPIRLDKEILDPKHYSNLQYKVIEKQEWDWFFNDFERKEVEKCVQDFKENLKKEGQHETSAS from the coding sequence ATGTGGCTAGGGCAGACCTGCAATCTCAATTGCTATTTTTGCTACTTTGCTGAGCGGATCGCTGACAAGAAGCACCCTGAGCATCCATTTTTCTCTCTTGATAAAGCAAAAGAAATCTGTAAAATCTATGTTGATGAGTTCAATTGTAATAGCATAGATATTCAAGGCGGTGAGCCGACCATCTATCCTCATATTTTTGAGCTTTTAAAATACTGCAATGAAATCGGATTAAAACCAAGTCTTATAACAAACCTTATTGCTTTAGCAAAGTTTGAACACGCACAAAAATTTAAAGAGGCAGGGGTTTATGATTTTCTCTGCTCTTTGCATGGTATTGGTGCTACCTATGATAAGATTGTAGGTAAAAAAGGTGGCTTTGAGAGACAAATTAAAGCCCTTACAAATCTACAAATACTAAAGATTCCAATACGGGCAAATTGCGTTTTAACAAATGAGGTTATAGATGAATTGCCGCAAATTACTGATCTTGCAATTAAATATAATGCACGAGTGGTAAATTTTTTAGGTTACAATAATGCAGGTGATCAAAAGAGGGTAAGAGATACGCACAATATTCCATATTATGATGTGATAGGGCAAAAACTTACGCCTTGTATTGATAGATTAGAATCTCATGGCATTGAAGTGAATTTGAGATTCCTGCCATTTTGCGTTGTTGAAGAGCGACATAGAAAAAACATTGCAAATAGTTTGCAAATGATATATGATCTACATGAATGGGAGAGAAGCTCTAGATTGTGGATTGAGAGACAACCTCAAAGGGCAGCAAAACTAACGACAGAAAAACCAGATGTCATACGCTTTTTCACACAACACAAAAGACGCATGGCAAAACGACACAAAAGCTTTACATGGCTAAAACGCACAATATTGCCCTATATTCGTTTTGATGACAAATATGCACCAATCCAACCCTATGAAAAGCCAATTTTAGATAAGATTAAGTTCTATACTCCAAATGTAAAAAACATAGAATCCTTTAGTAAATTAGAGCATTTTTATTTAGAGCAAGACCTTGTGTTTGATGACATTCTTAAGGAAAAGATTAAGCCAAAACGATGTGAAGAATGTTCGATTAAATTTATTTGTGATGGATTTCATTGTGATTTTATTGAGGAATTTGGACAAGGTGCAATTAAGCCGATACGCTTGGATAAAGAAATACTAGATCCCAAACATTATTCAAACCTGCAATATAAAGTCATAGAAAAACAAGAGTGGGATTGGTTCTTTAATGATTTTGAGCGAAAAGAAGTGGAAAAATGCGTGCAAGATTTTAAAGAAAATCTTAAAAAAGAGGGACAACATGAAACTTCCGCAAGTTGA
- a CDS encoding glycosyltransferase family 2 protein, with product MKLPQVEIIISLYNYAEYISECILSVIKQDYPHILIHVVDDGSSDDSVRIVQDYCKQYANIRLTTKVNGGQLSAFNAGFIHLDGKSEIVFFLDADDYMREGYIKKAVETFLESQCDMLFCDLFIMQDGKISDGDNEVLPYGDLGFSIFDTYFNGSYYGHSTSTIAITKQMLSRILPLSLENEWRIRADDCIIYGAALVGAKIFHLDFKGIYYRVHSNNNHCGKTFSSKYEFHRALSVQKLFSTLLERHKISLHYSLFCAEIDSKPSDLLYRYKKMIRATDFKYFQKWRAYKILRKKLKRI from the coding sequence ATGAAACTTCCGCAAGTTGAGATTATCATTTCTCTTTACAACTATGCAGAATATATTAGCGAATGTATCCTTTCTGTTATAAAGCAGGATTATCCGCATATTCTCATTCATGTCGTAGATGATGGAAGCAGCGATGATTCTGTAAGGATAGTGCAGGATTATTGCAAACAATATGCAAATATTAGATTGACAACAAAAGTAAATGGCGGTCAGCTAAGTGCGTTTAATGCCGGATTTATTCACCTTGATGGGAAGAGTGAAATTGTGTTTTTTCTTGATGCTGATGACTATATGCGTGAGGGCTACATCAAAAAAGCTGTGGAAACTTTTTTAGAGTCCCAGTGCGATATGTTATTTTGCGATTTATTTATCATGCAAGATGGTAAAATAAGCGATGGTGATAATGAGGTTTTGCCCTATGGTGATTTAGGTTTTAGTATATTTGATACCTACTTTAATGGCTCTTATTATGGACACTCTACTTCTACAATAGCAATTACAAAACAGATGCTTAGCAGAATCTTGCCACTTTCATTGGAAAATGAATGGAGAATACGGGCTGATGATTGTATAATCTATGGTGCCGCATTGGTTGGGGCAAAAATATTTCACTTAGATTTCAAAGGCATTTACTATCGTGTGCATAGCAATAATAATCATTGTGGAAAGACTTTTTCTTCAAAATATGAATTTCATCGTGCTTTATCTGTGCAAAAACTATTTTCCACATTATTGGAGAGGCATAAAATTTCACTTCATTATAGTTTGTTTTGTGCAGAAATTGATTCAAAACCTAGTGATTTGTTGTATCGATATAAAAAGATGATACGCGCAACTGATTTTAAATATTTTCAAAAATGGCGTGCCTACAAAATACTTCGCAAAAAATTAAAAAGGATATGA
- a CDS encoding FkbM family methyltransferase produces MIKQYLYKILYFLKLKKKKRKSPYSFIDIGYNWADSFKDLIFCEDINVRIQKLKHGLDMESCSIIDEVLEKLICLIPRSTQKALFDKNTLFSQRDLALQKEILDNKMWSEYPLSNYFMSEVYYYHNGIKLLPTHYIASRIHNKTIIDVGAANGDSAFCFAKYNPYRIVSFEMEALCFNELNENIKKYNINAFAFNLAVSNCNTEQSVRLDSVLIANNGGGGGNIPKITTESSLHDSHLEIGLIKMDIEGAEIKALLGAKETIYLHRPILIIAIYHNAEQFFDTKELIDSWDLGYSFFIAKLSVFHPTDEVMLFCLPKID; encoded by the coding sequence ATGATAAAACAATATCTTTATAAAATACTATATTTTCTAAAGCTTAAAAAGAAAAAGAGAAAATCGCCTTATAGTTTTATTGATATTGGCTACAATTGGGCTGATAGCTTTAAAGATCTGATATTTTGTGAAGATATTAATGTGCGGATTCAAAAGCTAAAACATGGTTTAGATATGGAAAGTTGTAGCATTATTGATGAAGTGCTAGAGAAGCTAATATGTCTTATCCCGCGTTCCACACAAAAAGCATTGTTTGATAAAAATACGCTGTTTTCACAAAGAGATTTAGCTTTGCAAAAAGAGATTCTAGATAACAAGATGTGGTCAGAGTATCCACTATCTAACTACTTTATGAGTGAAGTATATTATTATCATAATGGCATTAAACTGCTTCCAACACACTATATTGCAAGTCGTATTCACAATAAAACCATAATAGATGTGGGAGCGGCAAATGGCGATAGTGCGTTCTGTTTTGCTAAATATAACCCATATAGAATCGTGAGTTTTGAGATGGAAGCTTTGTGTTTTAATGAGCTCAACGAAAATATTAAAAAATACAATATAAACGCTTTTGCCTTCAATCTTGCTGTGTCCAATTGCAATACAGAACAATCTGTAAGACTAGATTCTGTGCTAATTGCAAACAATGGGGGGGGGGGGGGTAATATTCCAAAAATAACCACCGAATCTAGTTTGCATGATTCTCATTTAGAGATTGGATTAATTAAAATGGATATTGAGGGGGCAGAAATTAAGGCTTTGCTTGGGGCAAAGGAAACCATATATTTACACAGACCTATATTAATCATTGCAATATATCATAATGCGGAGCAATTTTTTGATACAAAAGAACTCATAGATTCTTGGGATCTTGGGTATAGCTTTTTTATTGCAAAACTTTCTGTTTTCCATCCAACAGATGAAGTTATGTTATTTTGCCTGCCCAAGATAGATTAA
- a CDS encoding DUF6056 family protein has protein sequence MTNIHKSVWITFILFSVFLFSVNYVFPTQSDDLGAGFGGLDGAISMYMSWNGRFGELLRTAFIGALAPTLFFKIANTLVGVVFLLAWFVILYARLPRSFNDSVVLALSVLCILLFGAFGSIFVWAAGALNYLWAYTLVLLVCIPYRLFWHNYFIYNTTPPPPQILILIPFFIVSFFAGMSNEITGIIVVIIHICLLFYAVFIAKVRLPFWYYAGVILFVLGFLALYLSPGHAKRAALFVELEIEYYSIGDFLHMSLYEKLARISHVMKSTSTTLVTFACLLLCFLYTQIKQKQWQHIGVILLFAVIFIAVFSIPTLHFIKHLVGACLFIVICYYASVVYKKDDNMELSRLYFYAFLLFIFCHICLLLTLQVNIPPRARLFVVLIGIVGFLIVYKVIENLFYNHEKKFQYAILLFSFLYGSFVLSAFVDMRIKWENMATYIETQKARGIEDIVVSSKYFHSFYKRYGDWQNPTDKADEFPNPSYAKHFGVKSFVVKDD, from the coding sequence ATGACAAATATACATAAATCCGTTTGGATTACTTTTATTTTATTTAGTGTTTTTTTATTTAGTGTTAATTATGTATTTCCTACACAGAGCGATGATTTAGGTGCTGGTTTTGGGGGATTAGATGGTGCTATAAGCATGTATATGAGTTGGAATGGGCGATTTGGTGAGTTACTTAGAACAGCTTTTATTGGCGCTCTTGCTCCAACACTATTTTTTAAGATAGCAAATACCTTAGTTGGAGTTGTGTTTTTGCTTGCATGGTTTGTAATTCTTTATGCAAGATTGCCAAGGAGTTTTAATGACAGCGTAGTGCTTGCATTAAGCGTGTTATGTATTTTGTTGTTTGGTGCGTTTGGCTCAATATTTGTATGGGCTGCTGGTGCGCTTAATTATCTTTGGGCTTACACATTAGTATTGCTTGTTTGCATACCTTACAGGCTTTTTTGGCATAACTATTTTATATATAATACTACCCCCCCCCCCCCACAGATTCTAATACTGATTCCATTTTTTATAGTAAGCTTTTTTGCTGGAATGTCAAATGAGATTACAGGCATTATTGTTGTTATTATTCATATTTGCTTACTCTTTTATGCAGTCTTTATCGCAAAGGTTAGATTACCATTTTGGTATTATGCTGGAGTGATTTTATTTGTATTGGGTTTTTTAGCATTGTATCTATCACCCGGTCATGCGAAGAGAGCGGCGTTATTTGTAGAATTAGAGATTGAATATTATTCCATTGGTGACTTTTTACATATGAGTTTATATGAAAAACTTGCAAGAATCAGTCATGTTATGAAGTCCACAAGCACAACCCTTGTTACATTTGCATGTTTATTATTATGTTTTTTATACACTCAAATTAAACAAAAACAATGGCAGCACATTGGTGTAATACTCCTATTTGCCGTGATTTTTATTGCAGTCTTTTCTATACCTACCTTGCATTTTATTAAACATCTTGTTGGCGCATGTTTGTTTATTGTGATATGCTATTACGCTTCGGTTGTCTATAAAAAGGATGACAATATGGAATTATCTAGGTTGTATTTTTATGCTTTTTTACTTTTTATTTTTTGTCATATATGTCTTTTATTGACACTGCAGGTGAATATCCCGCCTAGGGCCCGTCTCTTTGTGGTTCTCATAGGGATTGTTGGGTTTTTAATTGTTTATAAAGTCATAGAAAATTTGTTTTACAATCACGAGAAAAAGTTTCAATATGCAATCTTATTGTTTAGCTTTCTTTATGGGAGTTTTGTCTTGAGTGCATTTGTTGATATGCGTATAAAATGGGAAAATATGGCAACTTATATAGAGACACAAAAGGCACGGGGGATAGAAGATATAGTGGTAAGCTCTAAATATTTTCACAGCTTTTATAAACGCTATGGAGATTGGCAGAATCCAACCGATAAAGCCGATGAATTTCCAAATCCAAGTTATGCAAAGCATTTTGGCGTGAAAAGCTTTGTGGTTAAAGATGATTAA
- a CDS encoding DUF6056 family protein, with translation MSNEITGIIVVIIHICLLFYAVFIAKVRLPFWYYAGVILFVLGFLALYLSPGHAKRAALSASQGHFYSLGTLWQMSLYEKLQRINDVLRPRGVTIATFACFALLFFYERYKSKSYKHIAIAIVIIACATGVQFLEVFPHTASVVMFLMVTYYAYSIYKKEHNTTLSRYYLYVFLIFAVLHVFLLLTIQAVFSGRAGLFIVLAGALHYILLYRAILFLHPSIECKLQYGVCICVFLYAMFVLSAFIDMRIKWETMVKDVAQQKAQGIEDIAVRSKYFHSFYKHYGDWDSPGTDPKAFPNPLYARYFGVKSFVVKE, from the coding sequence ATGTCAAATGAGATTACAGGCATTATTGTTGTTATTATTCATATTTGCTTACTCTTTTATGCAGTCTTTATCGCAAAGGTTAGATTACCATTTTGGTATTATGCTGGAGTGATTTTATTTGTATTGGGTTTTTTAGCATTGTATCTATCACCCGGTCATGCGAAGAGAGCGGCGTTATCTGCATCACAAGGGCATTTTTATTCACTTGGAACTTTATGGCAGATGAGTCTTTATGAAAAACTACAACGCATAAATGATGTATTGCGACCAAGGGGTGTTACTATTGCTACATTTGCCTGTTTTGCTTTATTGTTTTTTTATGAAAGATATAAAAGCAAATCTTACAAGCATATTGCTATTGCAATCGTAATTATCGCATGTGCTACTGGTGTGCAGTTTCTAGAGGTTTTTCCACATACTGCAAGTGTTGTCATGTTTCTTATGGTTACATATTATGCGTATAGTATTTACAAAAAAGAACATAATACAACATTATCTCGGTACTATCTCTATGTATTTTTGATATTTGCTGTGCTTCATGTGTTTTTATTGCTAACGATACAAGCAGTATTTTCGGGAAGAGCTGGATTATTTATCGTATTGGCTGGAGCTTTACATTATATACTTTTGTATAGGGCTATATTATTTCTCCACCCAAGCATAGAGTGCAAACTACAATATGGGGTATGTATCTGTGTATTTTTATATGCTATGTTTGTCCTGAGTGCTTTTATTGATATGCGTATAAAATGGGAGACTATGGTAAAAGATGTGGCACAGCAAAAAGCACAAGGGATAGAAGATATAGCAGTAAGATCTAAATATTTTCACAGCTTTTATAAACACTATGGAGATTGGGATAGTCCGGGAACAGATCCAAAAGCATTCCCAAATCCGCTTTATGCAAGGTATTTTGGCGTGAAAAGCTTTGTGGTTAAAGAATAA
- a CDS encoding DUF6056 family protein, with the protein MTNIHKSVWITFILFSVFLFSVNYVFPTQSDDLGAGFGGLDGAISMYMSWNGRFGELLRTAFIGALAPTLFFKIANTLVGVVFLLAWFVILYARLPRSFNDSVVLALSVLCILLFGAFGSIFVWAAGALNYLWAYTLVLLVCIPYRLFWHNYFIYNTTPPPHRF; encoded by the coding sequence ATGACAAATATACATAAATCCGTTTGGATTACTTTTATTTTATTTAGTGTTTTTTTATTTAGTGTTAATTATGTATTTCCTACACAGAGCGATGATTTAGGTGCTGGTTTTGGGGGATTAGATGGTGCTATAAGCATGTATATGAGTTGGAATGGGCGATTTGGTGAGTTACTTAGAACAGCTTTTATTGGCGCTCTTGCTCCAACACTATTTTTTAAGATAGCAAATACCTTAGTTGGAGTTGTGTTTTTGCTTGCATGGTTTGTAATTCTTTATGCAAGATTGCCAAGGAGTTTTAATGACAGCGTAGTGCTTGCATTAAGCGTGTTATGTATTTTGTTGTTTGGTGCGTTTGGCTCAATATTTGTATGGGCTGCTGGTGCGCTTAATTATCTTTGGGCTTACACATTAGTATTGCTTGTTTGCATACCTTACAGGCTTTTTTGGCATAACTATTTTATATATAATACTACCCCCCCCCCCCACAGATTCTAA